A genome region from Cognatishimia activa includes the following:
- a CDS encoding UDP-N-acetylglucosamine--N-acetylmuramyl-(pentapeptide) pyrophosphoryl-undecaprenol N-acetylglucosamine transferase — MTKQPLLLMAAGGTGGHMFPAQALAEAMLAQGWRVKLSTDARGARYTGAFPEAVEIEQVSSATFARGGVVAKLAAPFRILGGVLSAVVKLRRDRPDVVVGFGGYPTIPAMGAAVLLKLPRMIHEQNGVLGRVNKAFAKRVNMIACGTWPTILPEGITGIHTGNPVRQTVLDRAGAGYIPPGDYPMSILVIGGSQGARILSEVVPPAIAMLPDEIKSHLRVSHQARGEDHANVAAFYAEQGITADVQEFFTDIPERMSEAQLVISRAGASSVADISVIGRPSILIPLAIATGDHQSANARGLEEADGAVVIPETAFNVETLTAQIAAILSDADAAVEMSAGALAMGMPDATANLVAMVRDLAQEDV; from the coding sequence ATGACAAAACAACCGCTGCTCCTGATGGCAGCAGGAGGCACCGGGGGCCATATGTTTCCGGCGCAAGCTTTAGCCGAAGCGATGTTGGCGCAGGGATGGCGCGTGAAGCTGTCCACAGATGCCCGTGGCGCGCGCTATACCGGAGCCTTTCCCGAAGCCGTGGAGATCGAACAGGTCTCTTCCGCCACTTTTGCGCGGGGCGGGGTTGTGGCCAAGCTTGCCGCGCCATTTCGGATTTTGGGCGGTGTACTGAGTGCGGTGGTCAAGCTGCGTCGTGATCGGCCTGACGTGGTTGTGGGCTTTGGAGGCTATCCGACCATTCCAGCCATGGGCGCTGCAGTTTTGTTGAAGCTGCCTCGGATGATCCATGAGCAAAACGGTGTTTTGGGGCGTGTGAACAAGGCTTTTGCGAAACGCGTCAACATGATTGCATGTGGAACATGGCCGACGATTTTGCCCGAGGGGATTACCGGCATTCACACCGGCAACCCTGTGCGCCAAACTGTTCTGGACCGCGCGGGCGCGGGCTATATCCCACCCGGAGACTACCCGATGTCGATCCTCGTCATTGGTGGCAGCCAGGGCGCGCGCATACTATCCGAGGTCGTGCCGCCTGCGATTGCGATGCTGCCGGACGAGATCAAATCCCACCTGCGTGTCAGCCATCAGGCGCGCGGCGAGGACCATGCGAATGTTGCCGCCTTCTATGCCGAGCAGGGCATCACGGCCGACGTGCAGGAATTCTTCACTGATATCCCAGAGCGGATGAGTGAAGCGCAACTGGTGATTTCGCGGGCAGGGGCCTCTTCCGTCGCTGATATCTCCGTCATCGGTCGGCCGTCGATTCTGATCCCTCTGGCGATTGCGACGGGCGATCATCAAAGCGCCAATGCGCGCGGGCTTGAGGAAGCGGATGGGGCGGTTGTGATCCCAGAGACCGCGTTTAATGTAGAAACCCTGACGGCCCAGATCGCCGCGATCCTAAGCGACGCGGATGCGGCTGTTGAAATGAGTGCGGGGGCGCTTGCGATGGGCATGCCGGACGCGACGGCCAATCTGGTCGCGATGGTCCGGGACCTGGCCCAAGAGGACGTTTGA
- a CDS encoding peptidoglycan glycosyltransferase FtsW: MTEMVYGGVPVRDVEPILPKWWRTVDKITLTCVLGLMGIGMLLGLAASPPLAEKNGFPYFHYVLRQGIFVGGAMVTMVIVSMLSPREIRRLAVLGFLMAFVALLLLPVFGTDYGKGAVRWYSLGFAALQPSEFLKPVYVVVMAWLFAASQEINGPPGKSWSIFLTLIIVGALVMQPDFGQACLILFGWGVMYFVAGAPMTLLVAMAGFVCIGGFIAYNASEHFARRIDGFLTADVDPTTQLGYATNAIREGGFFGVGVGEGQVKWSLPDAHTDFIIAVAAEEYGLVLVLCIIALYATIVARSLLRLMRERDPFIRLAGTGLVSLFGIQAMINLGVAVRLLPAKGMTLPFVSYGGSSLIAGGIAVGMLLALTRSRAQGEFGDILRGHIR, translated from the coding sequence ATGACAGAAATGGTCTACGGCGGAGTCCCAGTTCGGGACGTGGAGCCGATTCTTCCGAAATGGTGGCGGACAGTTGATAAAATCACCCTGACTTGTGTCTTGGGGTTGATGGGGATCGGCATGCTATTGGGGTTGGCCGCAAGCCCGCCTTTGGCTGAGAAAAACGGCTTTCCATATTTCCACTACGTCTTGCGCCAAGGCATTTTCGTAGGTGGGGCGATGGTCACGATGGTTATCGTCTCGATGCTATCTCCGCGCGAGATCCGGCGATTGGCCGTATTGGGCTTCCTCATGGCCTTTGTGGCGCTGTTGTTGTTGCCGGTCTTTGGGACTGACTACGGCAAAGGCGCAGTGCGCTGGTATTCGCTGGGCTTTGCGGCGCTGCAACCCTCTGAGTTTCTGAAACCTGTCTATGTAGTCGTCATGGCCTGGCTCTTTGCCGCGAGCCAAGAGATCAACGGACCTCCGGGCAAAAGCTGGTCGATTTTTTTGACGCTGATCATTGTGGGCGCGCTGGTGATGCAACCCGACTTTGGGCAGGCCTGTCTGATTTTGTTCGGTTGGGGCGTCATGTACTTCGTCGCCGGAGCCCCGATGACCCTGCTGGTCGCTATGGCGGGCTTTGTCTGTATTGGCGGTTTTATCGCTTATAACGCATCCGAGCACTTCGCGCGCCGGATTGATGGGTTTCTGACCGCAGATGTCGATCCGACCACGCAGCTGGGGTATGCCACGAACGCGATCCGCGAGGGTGGATTTTTCGGCGTCGGCGTGGGCGAGGGGCAGGTGAAATGGTCTCTGCCCGATGCGCATACGGATTTCATCATTGCGGTGGCCGCCGAGGAATATGGCCTCGTGCTGGTCCTTTGTATCATCGCGCTTTACGCCACCATCGTGGCGCGCTCTTTGCTGCGTCTGATGCGGGAACGTGATCCGTTTATCCGCCTTGCGGGTACCGGCTTGGTCTCTCTGTTTGGTATCCAGGCAATGATCAATCTGGGGGTCGCCGTCAGATTGTTGCCCGCCAAAGGCATGACTTTGCCGTTTGTCAGCTATGGCGGCTCTTCTCTTATTGCAGGTGGCATCGCAGTCGGTATGTTGCTGGCGCTGACCCGGAGCCGGGCTCAGGGTGAATTTGGCGATATACTTCGAGGCCACATTAGATGA
- a CDS encoding pyridoxamine 5'-phosphate oxidase family protein, translating into MTDQPSYPITQTNRIKRAHERAAYDHASVHAILDAAALCHVAYVIDDQPYATPTMFWREGSRLYWHGSAASRMIKTIRKGVKACVTVTHFDGLVIARSGFHHSANYRTVMAFGTARLLDDPDEKYAAQIAMVDRLFPGRTEGLRKVTDQELKATSFIYMDIESAAAKVRTGTVKDDEEDYALPIHAEVIPIHTTLGTPEPCPRSHSEAARCADLDLYSAGVSLEGALTQAYGETFG; encoded by the coding sequence ATGACTGATCAGCCAAGCTATCCCATCACCCAGACCAATCGCATCAAACGCGCCCATGAGCGCGCGGCCTATGATCACGCGAGCGTGCACGCCATTCTGGACGCCGCCGCGCTTTGTCATGTTGCCTATGTGATTGACGACCAACCCTATGCCACGCCGACCATGTTCTGGCGCGAAGGGTCTCGGCTTTACTGGCACGGAAGTGCTGCGAGCCGGATGATCAAGACCATCCGTAAGGGCGTGAAGGCCTGCGTGACGGTGACCCATTTTGACGGGCTGGTGATTGCGCGGTCTGGTTTCCATCATTCTGCGAACTACCGGACGGTCATGGCCTTTGGAACAGCGCGCCTGCTTGACGATCCCGATGAAAAATACGCAGCGCAAATTGCCATGGTGGATCGGCTGTTCCCGGGTCGGACAGAAGGCTTGCGCAAAGTCACGGATCAGGAACTTAAGGCAACGTCTTTTATCTACATGGACATCGAAAGTGCCGCAGCCAAAGTGCGGACGGGCACCGTCAAAGACGACGAAGAAGACTACGCCCTGCCCATCCACGCCGAAGTCATTCCAATCCACACAACACTCGGCACACCAGAACCCTGCCCGCGCAGCCATAGCGAGGCCGCGCGCTGTGCGGATCTGGACCTCTATTCTGCCGGGGTCTCGCTTGAGGGTGCCTTGACCCAGGCCTATGGCGAGACCTTTGGCTAG
- a CDS encoding DUF4260 domain-containing protein, with protein sequence MTDTILWQRLEGLVVFVASVVYFANLDSGLPIWAAVLIFFAPDLSFAAYAAGPKVGAFAYNLVHVYALGAVLIVAGLLTANVLLTAIGALMLAHTGFDRALGYGLKSTKGFKHTHMGDL encoded by the coding sequence ATGACAGATACAATCTTATGGCAAAGGCTCGAAGGCCTCGTGGTCTTCGTCGCCTCCGTGGTATATTTCGCAAACCTCGACAGCGGCTTGCCGATCTGGGCAGCGGTGCTGATCTTCTTCGCGCCGGATCTGTCCTTTGCGGCCTATGCGGCGGGCCCCAAGGTCGGCGCCTTCGCCTATAACCTCGTCCACGTGTACGCACTCGGGGCCGTCTTAATCGTTGCCGGCCTTTTGACGGCCAATGTTTTGTTGACAGCCATTGGGGCCTTGATGTTGGCCCACACCGGCTTTGACCGTGCGCTTGGCTATGGGTTGAAATCCACCAAAGGCTTCAAACACACCCATATGGGCGATCTATGA
- a CDS encoding PhoX family protein, with protein sequence MREHDIDELSFDDYDELRDPRPEDNGFDAVVDAAMSRRGFLGGVVAFGSGAAVMGTTFLASEAQAANRFGFNPIPTSTANTITLPEGYEWEVLVKWGQPLWSGTADVDQATGGTAETQARAFGDNTDGMAIFAKGDKQILAVNNEYIQNKVLLSNRKDGKAINADDVQKMKNAHGISIIEIEEGATGWDVVLDSEFNRRITIDTPMELTGPAAGHDLLKTDADPMAKTVLGTWNNCGNGETPWGTYLTCEENFNGYFGSADAEQELPAEFKRYGIKTKSRYGFEKFDDRFDLSKNINEPNRHGYIVEIDATDPTSTPKKRTALGRFKHENAETVLAADGRVVVYMGDDERGEFLYKFVSKDAYVEGGSTEGLLSDGQLYVAKFNDDLSGEWIALTPEATGMTAEEICIHTRVAGSKVGATTMDRPEWVAVNPLKVEAYCALTNNKNRGLKTNAGGDETPVGGPNPREANKFGQIVRWRPVNGDHTDTAFTWDLYVMAGNPTVFDDDRSGSANVNAGNMFNSPDGMQFDSKGLLWIQTDGDYKNEGDFSGQGNNQMLIGDPATGEIVRFMTGPNRCEVTGLCWSLDRRTAFVGIQHPAADFPDGPGTLPRSCVVAVKRTDGGVIG encoded by the coding sequence ATGCGTGAGCACGACATCGACGAGCTTTCCTTTGATGACTATGACGAACTGCGCGACCCGCGCCCAGAGGACAACGGTTTTGATGCCGTAGTCGACGCGGCGATGTCTCGCCGTGGGTTCCTGGGCGGCGTTGTGGCCTTTGGCTCTGGCGCAGCTGTTATGGGCACGACGTTCCTCGCCTCTGAGGCGCAGGCGGCGAACCGCTTTGGCTTTAACCCGATCCCAACGTCCACCGCGAATACCATCACTCTGCCAGAGGGTTATGAGTGGGAAGTTCTGGTCAAATGGGGTCAGCCTTTGTGGTCTGGCACCGCTGACGTCGATCAAGCGACCGGCGGCACCGCCGAAACCCAAGCGCGCGCGTTTGGCGACAACACCGATGGTATGGCGATCTTTGCCAAGGGCGACAAACAGATCCTTGCGGTGAACAACGAGTATATTCAGAACAAAGTTCTGCTGAGCAACCGCAAAGACGGCAAGGCGATCAATGCCGATGACGTTCAAAAAATGAAGAACGCTCATGGTATTTCGATCATCGAAATCGAAGAGGGCGCGACTGGCTGGGACGTGGTGCTGGATTCGGAATTCAACCGCCGCATCACCATTGACACGCCGATGGAGCTGACCGGTCCTGCGGCAGGCCACGATCTGCTGAAAACCGACGCAGATCCAATGGCGAAAACCGTTCTGGGCACCTGGAACAACTGCGGCAATGGCGAGACCCCTTGGGGCACCTACCTGACCTGCGAAGAAAACTTTAACGGCTATTTCGGGTCGGCAGATGCAGAGCAAGAGTTGCCAGCAGAGTTCAAGCGCTATGGCATCAAAACCAAATCCCGCTACGGGTTTGAAAAGTTCGACGATCGTTTCGATCTGAGCAAGAACATCAACGAGCCTAACCGTCATGGTTACATTGTTGAGATTGATGCGACGGATCCAACCTCAACGCCAAAGAAACGCACCGCTCTGGGTCGTTTCAAGCATGAGAACGCGGAAACCGTTCTGGCGGCGGATGGTCGCGTGGTTGTCTATATGGGCGACGATGAACGCGGCGAGTTCCTTTATAAATTCGTCTCCAAGGACGCTTATGTCGAAGGCGGCAGCACCGAGGGTCTGCTGAGCGACGGTCAGCTTTATGTGGCGAAATTCAACGACGATCTGAGCGGTGAATGGATTGCCCTGACCCCAGAAGCGACTGGCATGACAGCCGAGGAAATCTGCATTCACACCCGTGTGGCGGGCTCCAAAGTGGGTGCGACCACGATGGATCGTCCTGAATGGGTGGCGGTGAACCCTCTGAAAGTCGAAGCCTATTGCGCGCTGACCAATAATAAGAACCGTGGTCTGAAGACCAACGCAGGTGGGGATGAGACACCTGTGGGCGGTCCAAACCCACGCGAAGCAAATAAGTTTGGTCAAATCGTGCGCTGGCGTCCGGTGAATGGTGATCACACCGACACTGCATTCACATGGGATCTCTATGTGATGGCGGGCAACCCGACTGTGTTTGACGATGACCGCTCAGGCTCCGCGAACGTCAATGCGGGCAATATGTTCAACAGCCCTGACGGGATGCAGTTTGACAGCAAAGGCCTGCTGTGGATCCAGACCGACGGTGACTATAAGAACGAAGGCGATTTTTCGGGTCAGGGCAACAACCAGATGCTGATCGGTGATCCTGCGACGGGCGAGATCGTGCGTTTCATGACCGGTCCGAACCGTTGTGAAGTTACGGGTCTGTGCTGGTCCTTGGACCGTCGCACCGCTTTTGTTGGTATCCAGCACCCAGCGGCTGACTTCCCAGATGGCCCAGGCACGCTGCCGCGCTCTTGCGTGGTTGCCGTGAAGCGCACCGACGGTGGCGTCATCGGCTAA
- a CDS encoding NAD(P)/FAD-dependent oxidoreductase gives MQVKTMILGAGAAGMMCAAHAGGDTLVVDHAKAPGEKIRISGGGRCNFTNMYAGPENFLSGNPHFCKSALSRYTQWDFIDLVARHGIAYHEKTLGQLFCDESSKDIIQMLLSELRKAGADLWLKTSILSVTRKDGAFEVSLDKDGTKTTVTAQNLVLATGGKSIPKMGATGLAYDLARQFGLNVTETRAGLVPFTFSDGRFKALAGVALPVRASLPSTSFDEALLFTHRGLSGPSVLQISSYWREGQKVAFDLYPLGGLYEALRAKRTEDGRKNLSTILAQFLPAKLVDFLTTDLALTGNIADQSDAKLRALTDAIHTWHLTPSGTEGYRTAEVTLGGIDTDALSSKTMQAKSVPGLYAIGEAVDVTGWLGGFNFQWAWSSGYAAGTAIAAS, from the coding sequence ATGCAAGTCAAAACCATGATCCTTGGTGCCGGAGCCGCCGGAATGATGTGCGCAGCCCATGCGGGCGGTGACACTTTGGTGGTCGATCACGCCAAAGCGCCGGGCGAAAAAATTCGTATCTCGGGGGGCGGTCGCTGCAATTTCACCAATATGTACGCAGGGCCCGAAAATTTCCTGAGCGGCAATCCGCATTTCTGCAAAAGCGCGCTCAGCCGGTATACGCAATGGGATTTCATCGACCTCGTCGCGCGCCACGGGATCGCCTATCACGAGAAAACTCTGGGGCAGCTGTTTTGCGATGAATCCTCGAAAGACATCATCCAAATGTTGCTGTCTGAGCTGCGCAAAGCGGGCGCGGATCTGTGGCTGAAGACGTCAATTCTGTCGGTGACACGAAAAGACGGTGCCTTTGAGGTTTCACTCGATAAAGACGGCACAAAAACCACCGTCACGGCTCAAAACCTGGTTCTGGCAACCGGCGGCAAATCCATCCCCAAAATGGGCGCGACGGGTTTGGCTTACGACCTTGCCCGCCAATTTGGCCTGAACGTCACCGAGACCCGCGCGGGCCTTGTACCTTTCACATTCTCTGACGGGCGTTTCAAAGCCCTCGCGGGCGTCGCTCTTCCCGTGCGGGCATCGCTCCCATCCACCTCGTTTGACGAAGCCTTGCTTTTCACCCATCGCGGCCTTTCAGGCCCCTCGGTTCTGCAGATCAGCTCTTACTGGCGCGAAGGCCAGAAAGTCGCCTTTGACCTCTATCCCCTAGGCGGTCTTTACGAGGCGCTGCGTGCAAAACGCACCGAAGATGGTCGCAAAAACCTCTCAACCATTCTAGCGCAGTTTCTGCCCGCGAAGCTCGTTGATTTCCTCACCACTGACCTCGCACTCACCGGCAACATCGCCGACCAATCTGACGCCAAACTACGCGCTCTCACGGACGCCATCCACACCTGGCACCTCACCCCCAGCGGCACCGAAGGTTATCGCACCGCCGAAGTCACGCTGGGCGGCATCGACACTGACGCGCTGTCGTCAAAAACCATGCAAGCCAAATCCGTCCCCGGCCTCTACGCCATCGGCGAAGCGGTCGACGTCACGGGCTGGCTTGGTGGCTTCAACTTCCAATGGGCCTGGAGCTCGGGCTACGCCGCCGGCACCGCAATCGCGGCCAGCTAG
- the murD gene encoding UDP-N-acetylmuramoyl-L-alanine--D-glutamate ligase yields MIPVVGYKGHQIAVLGLGRSGLATARALREGGATPICWDDNPAARAAAEGEGFAIKELAKQGAFEGITSLIVSPGIPHLYPTPNPVVKAALAAGVAVDNDIGLFFRSFATRDWDNFDTLPKVVAVTGSNGKSTTSALIHHVLEAANRPCQLAGNIGRGVLDIDPAIDGEVVVLELSSYQTDLARSLTPDIAVFTNLSPDHLDRHAGMGGYFAAKRRLFAEGGPDRAVIGIDEDEGLYLANQLSEGLSDDRVIRMSVEQKLTGPGWQVFAKKGFLSEYRKGKQVGSIDLRSVKGLPGVHNHQNACAAYAVCRSLGLAPRVIEQAFHSFAGLPHRSQIIAEADGVTYVNDSKATNVDAAAKALGAFKKIRWICGGLQKDGGLEAVQAATGEVVKAYVIGREAANFAMQLGGLEAEVCTDMETAVSKAVAEAQEGETVLLAPAAASFDQYDSFEKRGDHFAELVKAQLS; encoded by the coding sequence ATGATACCTGTTGTCGGATATAAGGGCCATCAGATCGCCGTTCTGGGTCTTGGCCGATCTGGCCTTGCGACGGCCCGCGCGCTGCGCGAGGGAGGAGCGACCCCGATCTGTTGGGACGACAACCCAGCCGCGCGCGCGGCGGCGGAGGGTGAAGGCTTTGCGATCAAGGAACTCGCAAAGCAGGGCGCGTTTGAGGGCATCACCAGCCTGATTGTCTCGCCCGGTATTCCGCATCTTTATCCGACGCCTAATCCGGTGGTGAAGGCCGCTTTGGCGGCAGGCGTTGCCGTGGACAATGACATCGGCCTGTTTTTTCGCAGCTTCGCGACACGGGACTGGGATAACTTCGACACGCTGCCCAAAGTGGTTGCAGTCACTGGCTCCAACGGCAAGTCCACCACCTCGGCCTTAATCCATCACGTTCTGGAGGCCGCCAACCGCCCCTGTCAGCTCGCAGGCAATATCGGGCGTGGTGTTTTGGATATAGATCCGGCCATCGATGGCGAGGTCGTGGTGCTGGAGCTGTCGAGCTATCAAACCGATCTCGCGCGGTCTTTGACGCCGGATATTGCAGTCTTCACGAACCTCTCGCCTGACCATCTGGATCGCCATGCTGGCATGGGCGGCTATTTCGCGGCCAAGCGTCGGCTCTTTGCCGAAGGCGGGCCGGATCGCGCTGTGATTGGGATTGACGAGGATGAGGGGCTCTATCTGGCCAATCAACTCTCTGAAGGCCTGTCCGATGACCGCGTGATCCGAATGTCGGTTGAGCAGAAACTGACGGGGCCGGGCTGGCAGGTCTTTGCCAAGAAGGGCTTTTTGTCTGAGTATCGCAAGGGCAAGCAGGTCGGGTCGATTGATCTGCGGTCTGTAAAAGGCTTGCCGGGAGTGCACAACCATCAGAACGCCTGCGCGGCCTATGCAGTCTGTCGTTCGCTTGGGCTTGCGCCGCGGGTGATTGAGCAGGCGTTTCATAGTTTCGCAGGCCTGCCGCATCGCTCTCAGATTATCGCTGAGGCGGATGGTGTGACCTATGTGAATGACAGTAAGGCGACCAATGTGGATGCGGCGGCCAAGGCGCTTGGGGCGTTCAAAAAGATCCGTTGGATCTGTGGCGGATTGCAGAAGGATGGTGGTCTTGAGGCGGTGCAGGCGGCCACTGGTGAAGTCGTTAAGGCCTATGTGATAGGCCGCGAGGCCGCGAATTTCGCTATGCAGCTTGGCGGGCTTGAGGCTGAGGTTTGCACGGATATGGAGACGGCTGTGTCGAAAGCAGTGGCTGAGGCGCAAGAAGGCGAGACGGTTTTGCTGGCGCCTGCCGCGGCAAGCTTTGATCAATACGACAGTTTCGAGAAACGTGGCGATCACTTTGCAGAGCTTGTGAAAGCCCAGCTGTCATAG
- a CDS encoding ACT domain-containing protein gives MSTPVKDTSAMISGMAPVLDDTLYHFCLLPNGAEALASQALASFAEDEGLSLILTDQVAQEAGLARDLPMRRITLTVHSALDGVGLTAAVARALADAGIACNMVAAYHHDHAFVPAGDADRALVILQALAGAE, from the coding sequence GTGTCCACGCCCGTCAAAGACACCAGCGCCATGATTTCCGGCATGGCGCCTGTGTTGGATGACACGCTCTATCATTTTTGTTTGCTGCCAAACGGCGCTGAGGCGTTGGCATCTCAGGCTTTGGCGAGTTTTGCCGAAGACGAAGGCCTTTCGTTGATCTTAACCGATCAGGTTGCACAAGAAGCGGGCTTGGCGCGCGACCTACCCATGCGGCGCATCACTTTGACGGTGCATTCTGCCTTGGATGGCGTGGGGCTGACCGCGGCCGTCGCGCGCGCCTTGGCCGACGCGGGCATTGCCTGCAACATGGTTGCGGCCTATCACCATGATCATGCTTTTGTGCCCGCAGGTGACGCGGATCGCGCTTTGGTAATTTTACAGGCGCTCGCGGGCGCAGAGTGA
- the mraY gene encoding phospho-N-acetylmuramoyl-pentapeptide-transferase: protein MLYWLTLLSDGGDVFNLFRYITFRAGGAFLTALLFGFIFGRPLINVLRRRQGKGQPIRDDGPESHFSKAGTPTMGGLLIVGALVTSTLLWARLDNGFVWLVLFVTLAYGLIGFADDYAKVSKQNTKGVSSRIRLLLGLLIAAIAGYWASTLHPENLQYQLALPIFKDVLLNLGYVFVPFSVIVIVGSANSVNLTDGLDGLAIMPVMIAGGTLGIIAYAVGRVDFTEYLDVHYVPGTGEILIFTAALIGGGLGFLWYNAPPAAVFMGDTGSLALGGALGAIAVSTKHELVLAIVGGLFVVEALSVIIQVVYFKATGKRVFLMAPIHHHYEKKGWAEPQIVIRFWIISLILAMIGLATLKVR from the coding sequence ATGCTCTATTGGTTGACGCTTTTGTCAGATGGTGGCGATGTTTTTAACTTGTTTCGCTATATCACCTTCCGCGCTGGCGGAGCCTTTCTGACCGCGTTGCTCTTTGGGTTTATTTTTGGTCGTCCGTTGATCAACGTGCTGCGCAGGCGGCAAGGCAAAGGACAGCCGATCCGCGATGATGGTCCGGAAAGCCACTTTTCCAAGGCAGGTACACCGACCATGGGCGGCTTGCTGATCGTGGGGGCTCTGGTGACCTCGACGCTCTTGTGGGCGCGGCTTGATAATGGGTTTGTCTGGCTCGTTCTTTTTGTGACTTTGGCCTATGGGCTGATTGGCTTTGCCGATGATTACGCCAAGGTCAGCAAGCAGAACACTAAGGGTGTTTCTAGCCGGATCCGCCTGTTGTTGGGGCTCTTGATTGCGGCAATCGCTGGCTATTGGGCATCGACGCTGCATCCGGAAAATCTGCAATACCAACTGGCTCTGCCGATCTTTAAAGACGTTCTGCTGAACCTGGGTTACGTCTTTGTACCGTTTTCTGTGATCGTTATCGTAGGCTCTGCGAACTCGGTGAACCTGACCGATGGTCTGGACGGTCTGGCGATCATGCCTGTTATGATCGCAGGTGGCACATTGGGCATTATCGCTTATGCGGTTGGCCGCGTCGACTTTACCGAATATCTGGACGTGCACTACGTCCCGGGCACCGGTGAGATCTTGATTTTTACCGCAGCCCTCATCGGCGGAGGCCTTGGGTTCCTCTGGTACAACGCCCCTCCCGCAGCGGTCTTTATGGGTGACACTGGGTCTTTGGCTTTGGGCGGCGCATTGGGCGCGATTGCGGTTTCGACCAAACACGAGCTGGTGCTGGCGATTGTCGGCGGGCTTTTTGTGGTCGAGGCGCTCTCGGTTATTATTCAGGTCGTCTACTTTAAGGCCACGGGCAAGCGCGTGTTTCTTATGGCACCGATCCATCACCACTACGAGAAAAAGGGCTGGGCTGAACCTCAGATCGTGATCCGGTTCTGGATCATCTCCCTGATCCTCGCGATGATCGGTCTGGCGACGCTGAAGGTTCGGTGA